GCTTCTGTTAAGAGTTATACCGGACAAGGAAATCCTTATTCCCATGATTTGAATAATAAAATTGTAGAAAACGGGCATTATGTATGGCTGAATTATTGTGAAAAAGAGCTGAGGGAATCATGGAATCAGCGCAGCAGGTTGGTTTATGACGGTAAGGACAGGAAAGGGCAGGACATTAAGTACACGTTGATTCGTTACCTTACCTCCAGGGGATTGGACAAAGATGCTAAGGGGGTTAATGCCCTAAGTGAGCAGGACGTGCGAAATATTGAATGGGGAATGTCTAACTATATTTTTCAGAATAAAATCGGGCTGTATCCAAAAATCTATGAAACTATTTGGCAGATTGATGTTTTTCGAAAGGGGGGTAACCCCAGCGGGCATTCTGTAACACAAAGGATTCTTTATCTTTCTGCAGCTTTCCATATTATAGGTGAAAATTTTTGGTTTGGTACCGGAACAGGTGATGTGAAAGCAGCGTTTCATACCATGTATAAGAAATTAGACTCTCCGCTGACTGCACGTTGGAGGCTGAGGGCACATAATCAATTTGTTACATTTTTTCTGAGTTTCGGGATATTCGGTTTTTGCTGGATTATGTTTGCATTTATTGCTCCCGTCATATTGGAAAAAAAATCTTTTGATTTTCTGACCTTCATCTTTTTGTTCGTGGCCTTTGCCTCCATGTTGAACGAGGATACTTTGGAAACCGAAGCAGGCATGGTTTTCTTCGCTTTCTTTTACTCTTTTTTTATCTTTGGGCGGGATAAAAAAACATTGGCATGCGTTTAGGTACTTCATTTTTTGAGCAGGATGTCTTGGTGGTCGCACCATTATTAATAGGTAAACAGTTGGTAAGGCTTTATGATGACGGACACCTTGAAAAATATATCATCAGCGAAACCGAAGCTTACGACGGGGAAAACGATTTGGCCTGCCATGCATGTAGAGGCCGTACCGAGCGCAATAAGGTGATGTACGGCCAGGGCGGATTAATTTATGTTTACCTGGTTTACGGGATGTACTGGATGATCAATTTCGTGACCGGTCAGAAGGACCAACCTCAGGCTGTATTGCTCAGGGGAGTTGAAGGAATAAACGGGCCGGGAAAACTTACCCGCCAGCTTCAAATTGATAAAAGTTTCTACGCTGAGGACCTGGCTACCTCTAAAAGAATTTGGGTGGAAGATGACGGAACCACTTCCAAATTCAGGACAGATAAACGGGTAGGCATTGACTATGCCGGTGATTACTGGAAAAACGTTCCCTGGAGATTTATAAAAATATAGTAACTTTTATTTGGACCCTTTTTGAGAATCTTTTATGCTGTTAGCAGGAGTTTCTTCTGCGGGATTATTCTTTTTTTCAGGCAAGGGCTCATTTCCATAGGCAACACCTTCGATTTCGTAAGCCGGTATTTCTCCATATCCGCCAATGGCCTCCTGGTGGGTGATTAATACAATAGAAGCTCCGACATTGACGGCTTTCTTCTTCAAACGGATAATGGCACTTTCCTTAGCCGCTTTTTTGCTTCTTGTACTTGGAGCGGAATTTGCAATTAGGTTCCCTCTGTTGTACAATCCCTGTATGTCATTAGGATTCTCTGTGGTCAATACCGATTCCCATTGGTTTTCTCCGATCATTTTAACAAGAGGTTCGTTGTATCTTTCGATTTTGCCGTCCCTGTATATGATTTTTTCAATCTGTTTCCTTTCTATGTTTTGGGTTTGTTTAAAAAGATCATAGTATGTGATTTCAGTTGGTGAAATATTGATGACTTCTCCTAAAATGTATTTGCCTCCGAGCCTGTAAATTGTATCTTTAGCAGCTTTTGCCGGCCCCGGTTTCTGACCAAAAACAAAAAAACAGGAACACAACATCGTTCCCATTAACAACAACTTTTTCATGATTCTATATATTTCTTCTGTAATCTGATGTAAATGAGCTGTATCACTTCTGAAATGGTCGAAATTATGCACTGAAATTTCAGGAAACATACTCAAAGCAAATATTAAACGGAATTTTCAAAAAAAAAAATATTGCTGCAAGAATTAAATTCGGATTGTTTTTAATCGTGTAAAAACTTTTCAAATGAAGGTTTTATTATCCGGCAGAATGAGTTTAATTTGTGCAATTATTTTTATACGTTATGATTCTTTCAGAAAACTCACCACTGGACATATATAATCAAAAAAAAGATTTTTATGCTGATAAGGAAAAATCATTGAAAAGGAAACTTAACTGGTTATCTTTTTTTAGATTTTTTGTTTTCCTCTTTGCCCTTATTTTATTTTATGTCTTTTTTGCCAACCTGCGCATCCTTTCCTATATTTCGTTGTTTGCGGGAATTATAGCTTTTGCCTTGTTGCTTAGAAAATATTCCGTCCTGGAAATATTGAAAGACAGGACTGCCGGACTATGCCGTATCAATGAGAATGAAATCAAAGCCATGCAGGGAGATTTTTCCTCCTTCTATCCCGGAGATGAGTATATTGATCACGGGCATTCTTATTCCTATGACCTTGATTTATTTGGGGCAGGCTCTATTTTTCAATATCTGGACCGCACCTGTACCTGTGAAGGGAATAAATTGCTGGCCCAATGGCTTACCCATCCATCAAAGGATAAAAATGAAATTATATCCAGGCAAAAGGCTGTAGCTGATTTGTCTGAACATATTGACTGGCGGCAAAATTTTGAAG
The Bacteroidota bacterium DNA segment above includes these coding regions:
- a CDS encoding O-antigen ligase family protein, yielding ASVKSYTGQGNPYSHDLNNKIVENGHYVWLNYCEKELRESWNQRSRLVYDGKDRKGQDIKYTLIRYLTSRGLDKDAKGVNALSEQDVRNIEWGMSNYIFQNKIGLYPKIYETIWQIDVFRKGGNPSGHSVTQRILYLSAAFHIIGENFWFGTGTGDVKAAFHTMYKKLDSPLTARWRLRAHNQFVTFFLSFGIFGFCWIMFAFIAPVILEKKSFDFLTFIFLFVAFASMLNEDTLETEAGMVFFAFFYSFFIFGRDKKTLACV
- a CDS encoding DNA-3-methyladenine glycosylase, whose amino-acid sequence is MRLGTSFFEQDVLVVAPLLIGKQLVRLYDDGHLEKYIISETEAYDGENDLACHACRGRTERNKVMYGQGGLIYVYLVYGMYWMINFVTGQKDQPQAVLLRGVEGINGPGKLTRQLQIDKSFYAEDLATSKRIWVEDDGTTSKFRTDKRVGIDYAGDYWKNVPWRFIKI